The sequence below is a genomic window from Candidatus Methanoperedens sp..
TATATTCCCGCATCAGAATATGTGGGTTCCCATGAATAATTGTTTTGAGTTAAGGAACCTCTTGTTGCATTAGTTCTGTAGATCAATGCATCATTATCAACATCAGTAGAGGATATTGTGAAATTGAGCCATTGGCCTTCGTTCACGCTCTTATTGCCTATTGACTGCTGGACTGGATTATTGTTTGGAACCCTTGTATTTTGGCTTATACCCGTTGTATTGATCGTCCCATTGCCTGAAATGTTAAAGGCATATACGGTTATATTGCTCCATCCGTGTGCCCCGACTGAAGCATTGAAATAAGTGTTTGCAGTGCCGTTTGACCAAGTACCGTTATGCCTTACATTATAACTATTGGTGATGTTGCCTGAACCGGCTCGCCATGTGTTGTTCACCCAGAAGTTGCCATGTGTTTCTGCCAAGTTCGTTGGCGATGGCGGTATATAGTCATTCGACGATGAAAGAGTCGCCTCGAAATGTATCTGCGAATACCCATCATTATAAGTAAATGTAATATATCCTGTTGAGTTGCTGGTATAGGTGTGCCATTTAGCCCCATTCTTTTTTATATCTATTTTGGTGTTTGATGGGAAATCACCAATAACATGGCTAGTAGTTACCGAAGAATTAGTGCTGCTTTCGTTCCATTTTTTAAAATAATCACCTATACTATTCCACTTTGAAACATTAACTACTACCGAATCTGATGATGGCACTATGGTCATTTTTACGGCTGAATACCATACAGAGTCGTTATATAAAGTAAATTCACTCGTTCCATTTGAATAGATTGTAGTATTCTTAGACAACATAGCAGTATATGAAGGATTAATTAAAAGGAGTTTATAGGATGTTTCATCTATAGGATTTGGCGTACAATCATGCATGCCTCCAGTATCACAATAATCTACACCTATACCAGCAAAGCTTAGGTTATTCTTTGAAACTGTATAATATACATAGTGAGCCCATCCTGGGCTTGGTACACCATTAATAGTGTGCCAACCGTGTGCCATAGAGAAAATATTATTGGGATATTCACCAGTATAATACTTGTACGGATCGCCATAATTTAAAAGTTCATCATATATATTGTTGATATAATATGTCTGGATTCCTTGTAATCTGGGAAAATTAACAGACCGTTGCCAATAATCTGTTAAATCGTGTGTTAAATTAGTTACACCTTCTGTATAAAGAAAAACACTAGTATCGTTATCAAATATATTATTGAGAATTGTAATATTATTCTTAATTTCTTTTGAAATATACTTATCATCAGACGTTCCTGGAGTTCCCCACTTGCTATAGAAATATATTATACTAATCGCCTCTGGTGGCATGTTACGCTGAATAGTAACATATTTCCCCGGAAGTTCAGAGGGGAGTAACATATCGAAAGTATTATTCGAGATTCTCGTGTTATTGATATTCCCTCGTATCTCGATTCCTATATGGCCAATCTTTGAAAAATTGTTACCAGATATTAATAAGTTACTTACAGTAGAGCGTATATCAAGACCTACGGAATAAGAATCTGTATCGCATGTCATGTTTATAAAAGTGTTATTAATAATTTTATCATTATTATTATCGCTGAACATAGAAAGACCTATATCAGCCGTATTTACTATATTGTTTTGAACTGTTACGTTCGATGAAGCTGAAACATAAATAGCAGATATGATATTTGAGCAATTGCTCTGCCTCATGCTGTTATTGTAGATAAGAGAATCTACTGCACTGACAGACTTAATAAAAAATCCACTATAATCTTTAACATTCTCTAAAATGTTGTTTGAAACAATACTTCCAGTACCAGTTTCTATAATACCTCCTGCATTATTGGAAAAATAGTTGTCTTGAATTACTGAATAAGACAATTTCACGCCTATATCATTATCATAAAACGAGTTGTTCTTTACTAGTACATTTATGCCATAAAGTCCAACGCTATTGTTTGAAAATGTTGAATTAGTGATAGTTGAGTAATCCACTACAGAAACTCCACAATTTGTATTAGGATAAATACAACTTCCAAAACCCAAGAAACTTATTCTAGAATTGGTAATCTCACTATTTTTTGATTTGATGACTACATAACTTCTACCATCACTTGAGTTTCTATCGAAATCTGTTCCATTCCAGCTTGATATGCTAGAATTTATTATATTAACTTTATTTCCTGATTCAATTGTCAGAGAATAGATATTTGTATCATCGGAAGCTATCTTAAGAGTGACATTTTTCAAAGTAAAGTCACTTTGAATAGATGTGTTACCATATCTTACCATCTCAATATCTGAACAGGTTGTTGGCACGACTATTGTTAAGTCGCCGTACGTAGTTCCGTTTATACATAGAGAATTAGTAGCTTTGATAACGAATTGCTTAAATGTAGAATTAATGTGGCCAAGACTATTATTTGACCAAACAGTTATGTTATGATTCCCATCAGATAATGCGGTTAATGTTTCATCATACGAAGAACAATTATAACATGCTGTAATATTTGTACCTTTATCTATGGAATACCATACTTGTGGTACATCAGTGTCAGTTGAAACAGATAAATTAGGATTTCCAAATACATAAGTAACATTCAATGGAGATGAAACGGTCATTAGTGGCGGTAATTTATCTACTGTTACTTTTCTCATTACAGAATTTACATTACCATTTGCGTTTTGTGCATAGACAGTATAATTGTAAGTTGCTTCTGATAAGTCTGTGAAGTTATGATATAAACGATACAATCCTGCATTGTAAGATGCTCTTATTTCTTCTGGACTCAATTCCTTATTCCATATCTTTATATCATCAATCATACCATTGAAATATGCTATTGTCCAACCGCCATCATAAATCTGTACTCTTCCAATCCCGTATTCATCCCAAGATTCGTTCTTATCTCCTGTTCTAATAGCACTACTTGCTAGAGTACCATTAACATAGAGTTTCATTATTTTTGACGAATTTATTGTAGCAACAACGTGATACCATGTATTGCTTGAAGGTAAAGTTGTAGAAACTTCAGTGGGAACCCCCGCATCATTAGTATCAATATAAGTGAGTGCGTTTCCATTTAAAGCAAGA
It includes:
- a CDS encoding LamG domain-containing protein, whose translation is MRLEKISAIFVLSIFIIMAIGSNAMAANLSLEFVYPTDPNGAHVGRTWTYVNVTVNDTQTPNNLTAFIDWNRSLVLWMRFNNETGESSTLFRDWSSWSHNGTCSGSSCPVNTTGKFGNALQFDGINDYVDAGNDASLLPPNITVSVWFRATALPGSLLGNQKSAPYEGYNVGVGLNTPNKFGMWVGDSSWVESISSITTGVLYHGVATYNGTSVSIYINGVLEKTTAQRANFNTTTNLFIGKVPNGNNFNGTIDEVQIWNRVLSPEEINASFNAGSYRLYHNITGLADGNYDYTAYAQDLSGNVNKTETRTLTVSTIPDKTPPSITFVSPTWNNNSQKTENWEYVNITLNENGGNALLEWSNGTLANYTMSGSGTNFYRNMTSQNGTITYKVYANDISGNMNVSETRTVTLNHTAPSPPLSISFVSPTDVSGAYVNRTWTYVSVTVDDSDTPNNLTAFIDFNRSLVGWWRFNNEIGENSTFFKDWSSYGNNGTCSGSTCPVNASGKFGSALQFDGVDDYVNIPQIPSGDYVDSYTYEMWINPNKLKGWQGLIGQSYWRNTLALNGNALTYIDTNDAGVPTEVSTTLPSSNTWYHVVATINSSKIMKLYVNGTLASSAIRTGDKNESWDEYGIGRVQIYDGGWTIAYFNGMIDDIKIWNKELSPEEIRASYNAGLYRLYHNFTDLSEATYNYTVYAQNANGNVNSVMRKVTVDKLPPLMTVSSPLNVTYVFGNPNLSVSTDTDVPQVWYSIDKGTNITACYNCSSYDETLTALSDGNHNITVWSNNSLGHINSTFKQFVIKATNSLCINGTTYGDLTIVVPTTCSDIEMVRYGNTSIQSDFTLKNVTLKIASDDTNIYSLTIESGNKVNIINSSISSWNGTDFDRNSSDGRSYVVIKSKNSEITNSRISFLGFGSCIYPNTNCGVSVVDYSTITNSTFSNNSVGLYGINVLVKNNSFYDNDIGVKLSYSVIQDNYFSNNAGGIIETGTGSIVSNNILENVKDYSGFFIKSVSAVDSLIYNNSMRQSNCSNIISAIYVSASSNVTVQNNIVNTADIGLSMFSDNNNDKIINNTFINMTCDTDSYSVGLDIRSTVSNLLISGNNFSKIGHIGIEIRGNINNTRISNNTFDMLLPSELPGKYVTIQRNMPPEAISIIYFYSKWGTPGTSDDKYISKEIKNNITILNNIFDNDTSVFLYTEGVTNLTHDLTDYWQRSVNFPRLQGIQTYYINNIYDELLNYGDPYKYYTGEYPNNIFSMAHGWHTINGVPSPGWAHYVYYTVSKNNLSFAGIGVDYCDTGGMHDCTPNPIDETSYKLLLINPSYTAMLSKNTTIYSNGTSEFTLYNDSVWYSAVKMTIVPSSDSVVVNVSKWNSIGDYFKKWNESSTNSSVTTSHVIGDFPSNTKIDIKKNGAKWHTYTSNSTGYITFTYNDGYSQIHFEATLSSSNDYIPPSPTNLAETHGNFWVNNTWRAGSGNITNSYNVRHNGTWSNGTANTYFNASVGAHGWSNITVYAFNISGNGTINTTGISQNTRVPNNNPVQQSIGNKSVNEGQWLNFTISSTDVDNDALIYRTNATRGSLTQNNYSWEPTYSDAGI